A stretch of Henckelia pumila isolate YLH828 chromosome 4, ASM3356847v2, whole genome shotgun sequence DNA encodes these proteins:
- the LOC140865425 gene encoding protein TIC 21, chloroplastic, with protein MPTLLLPAARSAVSPPPTPCAAALRKPLPCNLLPSRPLRFSSTINPHSFLSSLNCLRGLSSPYFILNNHSRKPTVSVPISAGYGSTNGDSENGKLAQVSKRLESTSRNFKRWGSFGFWGQLVCTVVSATILSFSVVITGKITSPATFYSTAGGIAAAFISVFWSFGYIRLSEKLRKTANDPSKAPPRADVVRSLKNGIVVNLLGMGAAILGMQATVGLLVAKALTTSGNPYYQGSSPGSSPVLALDVFLVQASANTILSHFLGLISSLELLRSVTIPPSESAPSPKLA; from the exons ATGCCCACTCTACTGTTGCCTGCAGCTCGCTCCGCTGTCTCACCACCACCTACGCCGTGTGCGGCGGCGCTGCGTAAGCCCTTGCCGTGTAATCTTCTTCCCTCTCGACCACTCCGTTTCAGCAGCACCATAAATCCTCATTCATTTCTTTCTTCTTTGAATTGTCTTAGAGGTTTATCTTCTCCTTACTTTATTCTCAATAACCACAGTAGGAAACCCACAGTTTCGGTTCCCATTTCTGCTGGCTATGGCTCTACCAATGGTGATTCTGAAAATGGAAAACTCGCTCAG GTTTCAAAGAGATTAGAGAGCACCTCGAGGAATTTCAAGAGATGGGGAAGTTTTGGTTTCTGGGGACAGCTAGTGTGTACGGTAGTTTCTGCCACGATCCTTTCATTTTCTGTCGTTATCACTGGGAAGATCACGTCGCCTGCTACCTTTTACTCTACTGCTGGTGGTATAGCAGCTGCATTCATATCTGTGTTCTGGTCATTCGGCTATATTAGGTTATCTGAGAAACTTCGGAAAACAGCCAACGATCCTTCTAAG GCGCCACCTCGTGCGGATGTTGTAAGAAGTCTAAAAAATGGTATAGTTGTAAATCTCTTGGGCATGGGCGCGGCAATACTCGGTATGCAAGCAACTGTCGGTTTATTGGTGGCCAAAGCTCTTACAACCTCAGGTAATCCTTATTACCAAGGTTCCTCTCCTGGGAGCAGTCCTGTTCTTGCCTTGGATGTTTTCTTGGTGCAG GCATCTGCAAACACTATACTCTCACATTTTCTGGGGCTGATAAGCTCGTTGGAGCTACTGCGATCTGTCACAATACCGCCTTCGGAAAGTGCTCCCAGTCCTAAGCTTGCATGA
- the LOC140866294 gene encoding uncharacterized protein, protein MSSSSGRPTSVAAGSYQVVPVAEKAVSSLPPRPPPSSSSSSALVEYAPPVAAPEDEDLEIKLRRIIECVPVRVNNTSGSSAGSGSGDFHQYRQMRRKEQDRLARMDVDYHKRKEISEFNQRREERLKAAEERTLKKRLRRQKKKQRKKEKKSKLNEGGEDRPNERSSDEDGDSDNDET, encoded by the exons ATGTCGTCTTCGTCCGGCCGGCCGACGTCCGTAGCTGCCGGAAGCTATCAGGTGGTTCCAGTGGCGGAGAAGGCGGTTTCTTCGCTTCCTCCACGGCCTCCACCTTCTTCTTCGTCATCATCTGCTTTGGTAGAGTACGCACCGCCTGTAGCTGCGCCAGAAGACGAGGATCTCGAAATCAAGCTCCGCCGCATTATCGAATGTGTTCCAGTTCGTGTCAACAACACCTCGGGAAGTTCTGCCGGTTCAGGATCGGGTGATTTCCATCAG TATCGGCAAATGAGGCGGAAGGAACAAGACCGGCTAGCAAGGATGGACGTCGACTACCACAAAAGGAAAGAAATCTCAGAATTCAAccagagaagagaggaaagatTAAAAGCTGCAGAGGAACGTACACTGAAGAAACGTTTAAGACGTCAGAAGAAGAAACAGAGAAAGAAAGAGAAAAAGAGCAAACTGAACGAAGGTGGAGAAGATCGTCCGAATGAGCGATCATCAGACGAGGATGGAGATTCAGATAATGATGAAACTTAA
- the LOC140863998 gene encoding uncharacterized protein isoform X1: MLPTSSSAKGRSGAHARPNSVLPQYLRRIVKWQQMDIEYTFWQMLHLCTSPKVVYQHTKYHKQTKNQWARDDPAFVVICSLLLSVATIGYCAAYDHSAGHAVFVVISVLLFHFLVTGAILATCFWLLTNNYLREESLNSHVVEQRVEWLYSFDVHLNSFFPMFVLLYVVHYFLSPLLLAHGFVPVLLSNLLFMVGTSYYHYLNYLGYDVLPFLERTTLFLYPIGIVLVLFPILILSGFNPSRYFMNMYFSQLH; this comes from the exons atgctGCCCACCTCTTCATCGGCGAAGGGGCGCTCGGGTGCTCATGCCCGACCCAATTCGGTCCTTCCCCAGTACCTCCGCAGAATAGTTAAG TGGCAACAAATGGATATTGAATATACTTTCTGGCAAATGCTTCATCTATGCACTTCTCCAAAAGTTGT ATATCAACACACCAAGTATCACAAGC AAACAAAGAATCAGTGGGCACGTGATGATCCTGCATTTGTTGTGATATGTAGTCTCCTTTTGTCAGTTGCTACTATTGGTTATTGTGCTGC GTACGATCATAGTGCAGGACATGCTGTTTTTGTGGTTATTTCAGTATTGCTTTTCCATTTCCTTGTGACAGGCGCAATTTTGGCTACTTGTTTTTG GCTCTTGACTAACAACTATCTTCGAGAAGAATCTCTGAACAGTCATGTCGTGGAGCAACGGGTGGAATG GTTGTATTCTTTTGACGTacacctcaactctttcttcccTATGTTTGTGCTGCTATACG TCGTTCATTATTTTCTATCACCTCTTCTACTGGCTCATGGTTTTGTCCCGGTGTTACTATCAAATTTGCTCTTCATGGTGGGAACTTCCTACTACCATTACCTAAATTATTTGGGTTATGATG TATTACCCTTCTTGGAGAGGACCACTTTGTTCCTATATCCAATTGGCATCGTCCTTGTACTCTTCCCCATCT TAATTTTGAGTGGATTCAATCCATCGAGATATTTCATGAACATGTACTTTAGCCAATTGCACTAG
- the LOC140863998 gene encoding uncharacterized protein isoform X2 → MDIEYTFWQMLHLCTSPKVVYQHTKYHKQTKNQWARDDPAFVVICSLLLSVATIGYCAAYDHSAGHAVFVVISVLLFHFLVTGAILATCFWLLTNNYLREESLNSHVVEQRVEWLYSFDVHLNSFFPMFVLLYVVHYFLSPLLLAHGFVPVLLSNLLFMVGTSYYHYLNYLGYDVLPFLERTTLFLYPIGIVLVLFPILILSGFNPSRYFMNMYFSQLH, encoded by the exons ATGGATATTGAATATACTTTCTGGCAAATGCTTCATCTATGCACTTCTCCAAAAGTTGT ATATCAACACACCAAGTATCACAAGC AAACAAAGAATCAGTGGGCACGTGATGATCCTGCATTTGTTGTGATATGTAGTCTCCTTTTGTCAGTTGCTACTATTGGTTATTGTGCTGC GTACGATCATAGTGCAGGACATGCTGTTTTTGTGGTTATTTCAGTATTGCTTTTCCATTTCCTTGTGACAGGCGCAATTTTGGCTACTTGTTTTTG GCTCTTGACTAACAACTATCTTCGAGAAGAATCTCTGAACAGTCATGTCGTGGAGCAACGGGTGGAATG GTTGTATTCTTTTGACGTacacctcaactctttcttcccTATGTTTGTGCTGCTATACG TCGTTCATTATTTTCTATCACCTCTTCTACTGGCTCATGGTTTTGTCCCGGTGTTACTATCAAATTTGCTCTTCATGGTGGGAACTTCCTACTACCATTACCTAAATTATTTGGGTTATGATG TATTACCCTTCTTGGAGAGGACCACTTTGTTCCTATATCCAATTGGCATCGTCCTTGTACTCTTCCCCATCT TAATTTTGAGTGGATTCAATCCATCGAGATATTTCATGAACATGTACTTTAGCCAATTGCACTAG
- the LOC140865509 gene encoding triacylglycerol lipase 1, whose amino-acid sequence MEIMVAIFTALLLSSAVASAEDFSDALNRRRVPSTDGLCANVIQLSGFPCSEHTAQTKDGYILGLQRVASASGKEAGPPVLLIHGLFMAGDAWFLDSPNQSLGFILANRGFDVWVGNVRGTRWSHGHVSLSEKDKKFWDWSWQELARYDLGEMIQYVYSITNSKVFVVGHSQGTIISLTAFTQPDIVKMVEAAALLCPISYLEHITAPFVLRLVKMHLDELILDMGIHELNFKSDLGTRIMDMMCDGHLDCDDMLTSITGKNCCFNSSRIDSYLEFEPHPTSSKNLHHLFQMIRKGTFAMYDYGMWKNMMQYSQIRPPVFDLSSIPNSLPIWMGYGGNDALADVADVQHTLKELKSKPNVLYLENYGHIDFLLSTKSKRDVYDSMVSFFSSLGTFSSS is encoded by the exons ATGGAGATTATGGTGGCGATATTCACTGCACTCCTCCTATCTTCCGCCGTCGCTTCCGCGGAGGACTTCTCCGATGCCTTAAACCGCCGGCGTGTGCCATCTACAGATGGATTGTGTGCAAATGTTATCCAACTCTCTGGATTCCCTTGTTCAGAGCACACC GCTCAAACAAAAGATGGATACATATTGGGTCTCCAGCGCGTTGCATCTGCTTCTGGAAAGGAAGCAGGTCCTCCAGTTTTGCTCATTCACGGGCTTTTTATG GCTGGTGATGCATGGTTCCTGGACTCCCCAAATCAGTCATTGGGTTTTATCCTCGCCAATCGTGGTTTTGATGTCTGGGTTGGTAATGTGCGTGGAACACGCTGGAGTCATGGCCATGTATCACTATCGGAGAAAGATAAG AAATTTTGGGATTGGAGCTGGCAGGAGCTGGCTCGTTATGATCTGGGAGAAATGATTCAATATGTGTATTCCATTACAAACTCCAAAGTCTTTGTTGTTGGACACTCGCAG GGAACAATTATTTCTCTCACTGCCTTTACTCAACCAGATATTGTAAAAATGGTTGAAGCTGCCGCACTTCTTTGTCCAATATCATACTTGGAACATATCACTGCTCCATTTGTCCTTAGACTAGTTAAAATGCATCTTGACGAG ttaattCTAGATATGGGCATTCATGAACTCAATTTCAAAAG TGACTTGGGCACTCGCATCATGGATATGATGTGTGATGGACACTTAGATTGTGATGATATGCTTACTTCTATTACAG GGAAGAATTGTTGCTTCAATAGCTCTCGGATTGATTCCTACCTTGAATTTGAACCTCATCCAACATCTTCCAAGAACTTACACCATTTATTCCAGA TGATCCGTAAAGGAACTTTTGCGATGTACGACTATGGCATGTGGAAAAATATGATGCAGTACAGCCAGATAAGGCCACCAGTATTTGATCTGAGCTCCATACCGAACTCATTGCCAATCTGGATGGGCTATGGGGGAAATGATGCATTGGCGGATGTTGCTGATGTCCAGCACACTCTCAAGGAACTGAAATCGAAACCGAATGTGCTTTATCTTGAAAACTACGGCCATATAGATTTCcttttgagtacaaaatcaAAGCGAGACGTATACGATAGTATGGTTTCATTTTTCAGCTCCCTTGGAACATTTAGCAGTTCTTGA